CCATCATGTGTATGGCACAGGCCTGCTCACTGTCGCGGGCCGCTccaacgcaacgccatccaggacctgactGCCGGTGTCAGTGGCGATGAATCGCACTGACTTCCCCTCGCCGTAGGTGCTTGGCCCTTTCACCACGAGAAGTGGCTCGGCACCTCGCAGGGGAtcgaaaggggaggaggccgcTTGACTTCCTTCCACACAGAGTGGGGGCGCTGGACCCTGAGATACCGTGCTGGCGTGCCCCCCACCATCAGGGATGCAGCAACTGAAAGCGAACGAATAAAGATGGGGTATCAGCAGACAGCAGTATTCAGTAGCCTCTTTGTGTGCTTTCCAGCTTCAGCACTGACAAAtaaaagcaaaaaaaaaagaaaacaaagagagagaaggccaCCGGCTCCGTCGAAACACGATGCAGCACGGTGGTAACAGGTGGCACCGCATTCTTGGCAGAGACGACAAgcaaaaaggaaaaaaaaaaacaggagCGGGCTGAGTCGCGCAGGAAAGGTGACGTGGGAAGAAGGGAGACGGAAaacaaagaagaagcgcagcGGGGTACCCGGCACACAAAAGCTTTTTGTGTGCATCGAGGAAGAGGACGCCAGCACGGTCTCAGAATGGCGGATGGCGAGAGGCGAGTTGCGCataaggaggaggagagtgCGCTTCTCTTCGTGGTGCCTCCGTTGTTGTAGTCGTGTAGTACGAGGGCAAAATATCGGAGTAGTTGTTGTAGCCGTCTGTGGTCGACAGCGGGGCACCGCGGCGGTAGGAACTAGGGCACTGCACGAGCGGCTCCTGAGAGCCCCATCCGTCAAAGGTTTCTGCCAACGAGTTGCCGCCCTCATAGTTGGCGTCGCATGCGTAGGCTACTTCGCCCTGATGTCGCGGAAGCATCTCATGCCAGTGCCGCCGATGTCGCGATGATGCCGAGAGCTGTGAGCTCGAGGCGGCTGGCATGGTACTCATGCTCACGAGATGGTTTAGCAGTGCTTGATTttggcgctgcgcctctaACTGCGCGGCCCACAGCTGTTGTTGGAGTGCTGCCTCCTGCATCTGCTGCAGTTGCAGCGCTTCTTGTCGCCCCGCTTCCTCATTTGCGGCTGCCACGATTTGCGCCCCCTTCGCCTCTTCCTTAGCGCGTCGTAGTCTCTTCCAGTAGCAGTAAAATACAACTATCCCGCACAACGCAGCCAACACAACAGCAAGGGCCACGATCATGATCAGGATACTCTTGTCTGCCAAGAACGATGtagtggcggcgctggagttACTAGGTGGCGGCGTTGACGCTTGACTGTTGCAGTAGACATAGTTGCCGCCGAGCACGTCTTGGTTTAACCAGTCGGTGTTCCAGCCAGCATCGCAGTCGCAGGTGAGCGTGGTCGCATTCCACACTCCGTGATTGCAGTCCACATCGGAGTCCGTCGAggtcgtcgtcgccatcgcATCAGAGGATCGCACGAGGAAAACGCGGTGCATTACCTTCAACTCAATCGAAAAGGGGGTAAAGCAGCAAACGGCTGGAGCGCTCAGAATGAAGCAGTCTGTGCGAGTCGTGAGATAGAAACAGACAAAGATGTCAGCTGTGCAGCGTTGAGGCGCCGAAGGAGGTGGCAATGTTGCGTGCTGAGGCGTTGAAAGGAAACGCATACGACCTCACAAGAAGAAACCCAGAATGTGGATTTGAGGCGAAGGCCAAGAGAAAATAGCAGCGGTGCTCGCAGCGCGGAGTGAGAAGGGTTCCGTATGGTGAAGCAGCCAAGGAGAAGCCAAGGCTGGGTGAGGCCAGCTTTGCTATTGCGCAGCGACACTCCATTTCATCATGAGGTGGTACGGAGAAAACATACCAAAAAGGGGGTTGCCTTGGTTACCTTTGGCGCGCTGCCCTGTGCACATTTCCGTTTTTTGTTCTTTCTACAGAGGGATAGAAGAGCTTGTGTCGCAGTCGTGATGAGTCGCTACGCAGCCTCGCCTTGAATGGTGGCGGCCCGCATCTCCAGAACGCGCGTGCGGACCTCTAACGCCTGCAGCTCAGCGTAGTCTTTGTGGACATCGCTCTGTAGCACCTTGAGAGCTGCAGCCTCCTTCTCTCGCAGTTGCGCGTCTGCAAGGCGCACTTTGGCGTTGCCAAGTTTGGCCTTCGCCTGCATTGCTAGTTTGTTCCGAAACAGCCCTTTGAAGAGTGACGCCTTCGTCTCGTACTGCTCCAGCACCATTTCCTTTGTGCAGTTGCTAGGACTCAGCTCGAGAACCTCGAAGCTGTTGCTGCAGGCAAGTATTCTCTCGGCCTCCCGTGTGGCTTCATCCGAGATGACAAGCGCCATCTGCTGCAGATAGCGGAGAAGGGCGTTTGATGATGAGGGAAGATATACGGACGACGGGCTAATGTACCTTCCGTTTTttgagggggaggagaaaagaaagggttgaggaaagggagagtggtggtggcacgtGCAGGACGAGGGCAAGTGGGGGTGAGGTGAGGTAAggtgaggtgtgtgtgtggggagggggggggtagggaAGGAGTCCGCACGATTGCGATCCAAGCGAAAAGGCGTTGCGTGCGAACATGACGGACGCATGTCAACCTACATTTTTAAAATCCATGAGGTGCAACGTTGTCAAAGATGTCGCGAAGGGCATCAGTCGCACTGCGCGGTGCACGAGGTGCTTCTACTCCCTCCGTGTTGGTGTTATGTGGAATGGCCAAAGCAGCAGTAGAGGGATCGGAGACGAGGGGGGTTTAGCACGAGAGGCGAAAAGGGCACGAGGACAACACTGCGGCTACACGGAGAAAAAGTGAGACCGCCAGCTGGAGCCACATTTACTATCAGCGCTTCACAACAGGTGGTTTAGGTCGTCACCGGGGATCAAGTCCATGCCTAAAAAAGAGCCCAAGTGAAGTTGCAGCTTCTTTGTGTAGCTCGCTCTGTTTGTACGGGGATCAACCACCCACTGCACCACAGTGCCGTCACTCGAGCACGCGGCAATAACAATCACAGATGAAACAGGCGGAGCAGCCAAAATGCAGATGGAGTTGAAAATGTTCATGAAAGAGAAGCATCGGCGACGGGTGACGAACTTTTTGCACACAAAGCACGTTTGCGGGTCAAGGACATACGTGAGAGCAATGGTCTCATCCTCAGATGCGCTGGCAAGCCACTGAGAGTCATCCGTGAACTTTCCAGCTGTGGGGGTGTATTCGTGGGCACCCGTGATAAGCGCCATCGGCTGCAGGCGAAGGACATCCTCCCCGACAGCGCGAGTGGTGTTGTCTGACTGGGGACAGTATAGGGCAATGAGCGATGTTCCGCTGGAGATGGCCATGAGGCCACTGTAGTAGCTTACCTCGAAGAGCTGAATGCTCTCTCCTAGCGAGTAGTCGACCCGCGAGATGAGGGAGCCGGCGAGCACATCCCACTGGCATATCACCCCGTCGTCGCCCGTGCTGaaaagctgcagcgcaggtgACCTGCCGCGTGCGAATTTGACGAAGCGAACCCAGTCTGTGTGGCCAGCAAAATGGTGAAGGGGCTTCAAATCGGATGTCCACACGGTGACCGTGGCCGTGCCACCCCCGGTTGCGATGTACCTGCCGTCAGGTGTGCACGAGATACAAAGTACATTTTGCGCGTAGCTGCTGGACGCACAATCCTCCGCCACTCTCAGATTTTCGCCTTCAAGGTAGCAGATGCCGTTGGAGCTGCAGACAAGCGTACCCTCAGGTGTCACTGCCACACCCGAAATCTCGCTCGTTAGTCCGTTTGGAATTGTACAAATGGGCCACAATGTGTTGCCTTCGCAGCTGATGGTCTGAATGCCATCACGCGAGACGGCGATGAGCGCCTCTGTCGAGAACATGTAACGTGCTATCGAGGACAGCCGGATAGAATCCAGCTttcgatgcagcagcagcgagcagAGAAACTGTCGCGCCGCAAGGCCTGGAGTGGGCTTATCCCGGAAGGCTGCGCTTCGCAGCGTGTAGCGGTTCACTGTGTCGATGATTTCCTGCATGCTTACAGTGTTTATCTTGTCCGGTAGAACAATGTGCTATTATGGTAATCAGCCTAAGCAGAGGCCTTTCCTTCTGTTCGGTCCCGCCGTGTACGTCACAACGGCATTTCTGCTGGAAACGTGAAAACGGATCGCGATACTTGTTTTTTTAGGAAGAcgtggagaagacgagaggCAAAGTTGCGGATGACACAATGCCCACTGGAGAGCTGAACGGTGAGAACTCAGGGCGACCAACTGAGCgctgcaaaaaaaaaaagccgATTCGAAAGAGGCACTACACAAACAGGAGTGGTCACTTTAAGTACCGCCTCCTATTTCTCTCCGAGACGAACCTTGACAGAGCTTTGTGGCAGTGTGCCGTCTGTACTCGTGTACGATTTTTTttgagggagggggctgcgTCCAACCCACAAATGTGTGATACGTAGCGTATTAGCCTCAACGACAAGGCAGAGATTCTCACTTCCAGAAAAAGAGGCGCTTCATCAGCGGCTTCGAATCAGTGCTCGCTGCTGAGGTAGACGCAGCACTATGCTCTTTCGTGGGGGCCTGCATGCCCATGATCttgcgctcctgcagcgcaacGTACGGCTTGTACCTTGTTTTGTCCTCCGGCTGTGGAAGATTGAACTCTCTAATCACTCCCGGGTCTGTGACTTTCCATCCGTACACTGGGCATGGTTCACCGGTAAGATACGGATGAGTGCTGGGATTCGGTGGCTTGCCGCCTCGAAAATACAGCTTGTTACCGCTTTTGTGCCACACACCCTGAATCATCATATTTAGCACACGTGGGATTTCGCTGGGGTTTCGCCGAAGGTTGCCACGAAGTTTAGAGAGCGGGTGTGTGCGATTCAGCCCAATACCAAACCCCGTTCCATCGGCGCCGTGGTCCATCCAGGCAGGCCATTTGTTCTCTCGTAGAATGTTTTTTGTCTTATCAAAGCGCCCGCGATCTTGGTCATAGGGAGTGTCATGGAACGGTTTGGTGAAAGGGTAGACTGACGGTGCGTTATGAAACACGATCCGCCTCGGGCCTGTGCACCACAACATAGCAAAACCACTCGAAAGCTACTGAGAGCATGGAAAAGAAACAGGAGAAGGATAAGTCACTTGGGTAAAATCGGCCAGTATTCGCACATCTTCCCCTATTCAGTTGCTGCATCCCTGATGGTGGGGGGCACGCCAGCACGGTATCTCAGGGTCCAGCGCCCCCACTCTGTGTGGAAGGAAGTCAAgcggcctcctcccctttcgaTCCCCTGCGAGGTGCCGAGCCACTTCTCGTGGTGAAGGGGCCAAGCACCTACGGCGAGGGGAAGTCAGTGCGATTCATCGCCACTGACACCGGCagtcaggtcctggatggcgttgcgttggAGCGGCCCGCGACAGTGAGCAGGCCTGTGCCATACACGTGATGGGCGAGGTGGCAACGTGATTCCGACGCatcccacccggccctcactgcctactggtgcgGGGAGCCTGAGCCACGCCGAGGGTgatgcacgaggtggcgaccggcatggtgggggagcggctgtgaggcgacccgCGGGGCGGCCTGGGTAGACTGTGGGGCAGCCGCCGTGCTCTGATAGCTGTGTCGGCGCGTTGCCGTAACACCTGTGTACACGGCTGCTCTGCACCACGCTGGTGGGGCCTGTGTCCGGCTGGGGAAAGGGTGAGCTTGAGCTCATCTTCCATGGCAGGGAGCGGACACGCTGATGAACAAACAGGCATCGGCTTGCTGAATGAAAGGCAGCGCCTTTTCTTTGTCACAATAATTAGCGGAAGCTCATGTCTCTGCTTGCCGCTGAAAATCAGCGCactatttttttttttggcgaGTCGCATACAAAGCATGTGCACAACATGATAGTACTAAGCCTGGCTAGTTTTTCATTTGCGGTAGCCTGCAGCGAAAGCGAAAGGATTCTATGCGAACACATTCACGTCACACCGGATGTGAACGGCGGAACGGGTAGAAGATACTGTCGTCGAGAGGTGGCAGAATTGGGGGCGCGACAACCCTGCGCATAATAGTTGCCTGTGAATTGGGGTCATATCGTGAGAAGCTCACCTTGAAGGTGAACTGCTGATATGAAAGTGCATTTTCATCGAAATTCGTCTCATTCCATATCTGAAGGGTTCCAATAATGGGCGAAGCAAATGCGCCGACGATGATGTCTTGTGGATTATACTCGGCACCGGCACGCGCAACCACAAACTGGTAATGTAGGCCCACCGTAATGTTGCTGCACTGGCGAGTGTACGCATTGTAAGTACCACTGGGGGAAGTGAGGGCGTTTGATAACCCACTGATAGCAATCCAGCTCGTTGTGTCATTTGTAAGAGCATCATTAGTAACACCTATTTGATCCAGAATGGTGGGTTCACCATCGACAGTGACGTTGATCAGGCCGGCAAGGAGGCGTCCAGTCCCAGCGCTACAAACGTCTTGCAGGTCGGATTCGCTCATCAAAACTAGACACCCACTGCTGATGATCGAGTGCAGAAAACTAGCTCGCCTCCACTGATTGCTGCCGCACAGCCTGCCACCAGCTGGCACTGCAAACCCACTTTTTCGCTCCAGGATAGTGCTCTTCCCGCCGTGGGTGATTAAAGTTCCAGAACGAATTTTGTCACCAGGGAGATACCCCGGAGTTGCTGCAAAAATATTGTTCGGCAAAGCTACATTTTCGCTGGTGAAGGCGGCCTCGAAAGATAATGCAACGTATTGCGTTAGCCCAACGTTACGCAGAGTGACGTTAAGGGCTGCTTCTATCAGTTTCCCACTTTTATTCGAAGAGTAGGAAAAATGAGCGTGAAGGTCAACAATTGCGTTGTTGCACGTTTTACCGTCAGAAATTGTCGCATAAGTGCTTGATGCGGGGACAACGGTGGGACCGAGACTGTTCAGTAGCGCGCCGGATGAGTCGTGAAGATTCAGCGTCACGGGCACAAATTCAGGAGCACTGCTGTTGTACCCCAGTGTAGCCTGTAGAAAGAGGTTCTGGTACTTTGCTAGTGGAAACAGCAAGCATATTTGAGCCCCATTCAACGTACATGAGGTGCCTTTGATGGAATCCAAAAAACCGACATTTCGCCCGAGTGCGCTGCACGAGCCGTCGCTCATAGTCGTCGGCAGTTGGAGTGGAGCCACACGGCGATACGAAGGGCTTCCGCTGACGACTACGTATTTCGCCGTTGTCAAAGGATCACCTACCGCGTATGGCTGACTTACGGTAACTGGTTGGATGGGCGCAGTGGGAAGCAAAGGCTGTCGAACATCTGTAGGCACTCTGAAATATCGGTAGAGCTCGCTGGGATGATTTGTCCTAATAACGCACACGGCGTTGTAGCCTTGTAATTTCTTTTCTATGAAAGTTGCATCCTTTCTGTTGATTCGCTTTAGAGAAGTTGCTCGGTCCTTTGGGTAGCAATAATCTAAATATGGAGAGCTGTACTTTTCAGGGAGGCAGTAGGAGAACGCTGCTCGAGCACTGGCATCGCAGTCCTCATCACAACAGCAGAAAGGATCACAAATACCTCGAGTAACGTCGCAAACACACTCCCCTAAATAAGGGGAGTTCAAGTTACGAGCCTCAGGTGTGCTGTTCGGGACGTTAGCCCAGTCCACCGGTACCACTACGATTGGATAGGCAAAAGCAGAGGTGGTTAGGAGCAGCAGACACAGGAGCCCTTGCAACATTACGGGCACGTGAATCCTAAACgaaccaacaacaacgcaaAATAAATCAGCTTACCGCACAGGAGGATGTCAGAAAAAGGAAGCAGAGGAGCGTAATATTGTGTGAGAAAGTGAAACAATCCCAGGCGCTGCAAATACGTTGGATCTCCAGGTCTTAACATCAGCTAGCATTTATGCTTTAGCAGAATATTCAAATCTCATAGTATCGCTAACAAGAAACTATGATGATCCCCTTCTGCATTCTAGTACTGCAGCTTCGCGGTGAGTTTTGCTTCAATAGAGTTTTTGATCGGCACGTGATAAAAATGTGTTATACGCCCCACGCCAGAGCTTCCATGAATGTGTATAGTTTTGCGTCTACGATTGCGCGCTGGCCCTTTTCCGCGTATCGTTTGACCACATCCGAAAGTGCATTCAACGCGTTCTTGGGCTGAGAAATAGGAATCAAGAGAACCTCAATGTCTTCCCCATCATCCAGGTGCTGTTTTGGTTTCTGATTTTCTGCACGCTCGCCGTCAACGTCGAGACGCACCAAAACGCAGCATGAGTCAGTGAGACCGGGCTCCGTGGAAAGTGGCGGTGAAATAGACACGATGTCAGTTTCATCCACAACAAAGCCGGTTTCCTCGTGCATCTCACGAATGGCAGCTTGACCAGCGTTTTCGTTATCATCTACCAAACCGGCTGGAAACTCCAGGCAAACTGAATCCACTGGTGGACGGTACTGTGCAACGACAACAATGAATCTCTTGCTGCTTCTCCGTACCACAGCACAGATTTCGACTGCGTCGACCGGGATTGGTGCCGGGGAGCGTTCAAAGGCGCTCAGAGCCGTGGATCGGGTGGTCCTCTGCACCATTTCCCATTTATTTCCTGGCTGCGCACCATCGTCAGTGGCCGTGTACAAGAGAGAACAAAGTCGTGTGAATTTAAGACCACTGACGACCTCGAGCCCTGTTCTGACGTAGGTATGCTTCAtggtgcgtgctgctgtcaAAACAAAAGGGGACTGAAGCTGGATAGGGCGCTGTGAAGGCACTTGAAAGCGTTTACATCTGGGACTCAGACTCTTGGAGGGGGAAACAGAGGTGGGGAGACCGTCAGAAGCGCACCAGGTGGGTGAAGAAAGCTTATCATTGTCATTGGCAATTCCGCTGGGGGGAAAGAAGAAACCAGGAGCCTAAGCAAGCTTATCAGGCTCTCTGCTCCCACGCGTTACCGTTGCTCACGTACTCTGCGTTTGAAAACACATCAGACATGTGTGTCCACTCCTTGGAGATAGAGTGAATTTAAAGCGTCTTCTTCTGACTTGTTggtgcgcccccccccctcgcttCACCACCAGGTGCAGCTCTATTGTACTCGACGAGAACTATGTCTTGTGGGTGTTCATACTTTATTCCACACTGTGCAGTCGCTTCTCGAATCGCCCCTGTCCACTTTGGAAACACTTAATGAGGCAATTTCTCTGAATGCATCAGAAGCGCATTCGCTGTAATAAATTGAGGTCGGGGTGAAAATGATTTGTTTCCCCCAGTACCGTAAAGAAGACTTGCACATGTGCCATCGAGTTGATCGTTGCAAAGGAACCGACACGCTCAAGCCCTGTCAAAGGAGATATTCGCCTCCTTTTTTCTCATCCGTGTGTTCTGGCACTCATGTTTTCAGCGGCGGAGAGGAAATCCGTTTTGCACATTGCCTGACTTTTGCATCCCTCTGAAAGAACTCAGTCGTGCTTCTTTGCGCTCAAAGGCAATTTCCGCCCTTTGTTTGTCTCACCTCTTCTCCGGCCTAACAGTTTATGATTACATCGGCAACGCGTTCGTTTTCCTTTTGCTCCTCTACGTATCATCAGAAACAAAGCGGAACTGTCGTCTGTCTAATGAAGGCAACGTCCGGTCGATCCCCCCTTCTTCGGATGCTTGACGATTGTCGAGTCTTGAGTTGTCAGCGCAGGTGGCATCTCATCAAAGGCGACAGAAAGCAAAACGAAGAACTGAAGAAGGTTGAATTCGCACCCACATTTGAGCGTGACCAAATCATCAAAAGCGTTGAAAGCGGCCCCTCCGCCGGGAGCTCGACAACTGGCAATGAGCCGATGGAGCCACTGTCGAAAGGTCTGATGAACACGATGGAGGAAACACCTTATCGGGTCAGCTGGTATGACTTTCAAACTGTGAGTCCTGCGAAGCGGTTTACTTACTGGGTATACCGTCGCTTGCGAGATCTACCACCTGAGTGGCAAGAGTACTATCGCAGTATGGTGTATCAAGAAATCAGCGCTAGCCGGTACGTAAACCAAACCTGGGATTGCTTTATGATGGTTGTTGATGGGTATCGCAAAGCGAAATGGGTACTTCGAAAGTACGGTGTTAAGGTCGACGAGAGCCTTATACCGAGACCATACAACAATTTCTGGGAAGAAACCACACACGAGGAGCGTGTCTGGGCTCACCGGCGCTCCCATCAAATGAAAGAACtacaggcgctgcagcgcgacgaTGACGAAGCAGTCTTCGGGGCGAGCATAATGAATCGGAACGAAGTTTCGTATACGTCGATCAAAAACCTTCAGACGGGAATGCAAGGTGGAACGCCTCTTCACGCTCACGACCTACCTGCGCCAAAAGAGTCGGAATTGAGAATGTCGCGTCAGGATGAGGAAATGAGTAGCGCTCTCATGTCGAGCATCGAAGATGACAAGCTGTGGAACCCAGTGCTGCGATCTCGATTGCACACACAGCGTCAGCGAGCAGAGGCGGAACTTTACGGCTTCGAGGATGAATATGATGATGA
The window above is part of the Leishmania major strain Friedlin complete genome, chromosome 36 genome. Proteins encoded here:
- a CDS encoding nudix hydrolase-like protein codes for the protein MKHTYVRTGLEVVSGLKFTRLCSLLYTATDDGAQPGNKWEMVQRTTRSTALSAFERSPAPIPVDAVEICAVVRRSSKRFIVVVAQYRPPVDSVCLEFPAGLVDDNENAGQAAIREMHEETGFVVDETDIVSISPPLSTEPGLTDSCCVLVRLDVDGERAENQKPKQHLDDGEDIEVLLIPISQPKNALNALSDVVKRYAEKGQRAIVDAKLYTFMEALAWGV